The following proteins are co-located in the Solanum pennellii chromosome 1, SPENNV200 genome:
- the LOC107014321 gene encoding protein PELPK1-like isoform X2 has protein sequence MAQHFHVSSLLLLAFLNIFFIHGNISGATARHLLETPVPEIPKPQLPKVPALPKLEIPTVPKPELPAIPKPELPTLSKPQLPTLPKPKMPEIPTMPKSELPSMPKPEIPSMPKLEIPPLKKSEIPAVPKTEVPPVMKKPEVPTLPKPELPSLPKPEIPELPKPKVPELSKPEIPELPKPKAPELPKPEIPTTPKPEIPELPKTKVPELPKPEVPTMPKPEIPELPKPKAPELPKLKVPTMPKPEIAELPKPKVPELPKPDVPTMPKHEIPELPKPSVPELPKPEVPTTPKPEIPELSKPKSLELPKLKVPTMPKPEIPELPKPKVPELPKPEIPKLPKPEVPTMPKLEIPELPKPKIPELPKLKVPTKPKPEIPELPKPTLPSLSPPYKPATP, from the exons ATGGCTCAACATTTCCACGTATCATCTCTCTTACTGCTTGCATTTCTCAATATATTCTTCATTCATGGCAACATAAGTGGTGCAACTGCACGCCATCTCCTCGAGACACCCGTTCCTGAGATACCTAAACCACAACTCCCAAAAGTTCCAGCCTTGCCAAAGCTTGAAATCCCAACTGTGCCGAAGCCTGAGCTTCCAGCCATACCAAAGCCTGAGCTACCAACTCTATCGAAGCCCCAGTTACCAACTTTGCCAAAGCCTAAGATGCCTGAGATCCCTACCATGCCAAAATCTGAGCTTCCTAGTATGCCAAAGCCCGAGATTCCTTCAATGCCAAAACTAGAGATTCCTCCCTTGAAAAAGTCAGAAATCCCCGCAGTGCCCAAGACTGAGGTTCCTCCTGTTATGAAAAAGCCTGAAGTTCCAACTCTACCAAAGCCCGAGCTACCAAGTCTGCCAAAGCCAGAAATCCCAGAACTACCAAAGCCAAAAGTCCCAGAACTTTCAAAGCCAGAA ATCCCAGAATTACCAAAGCCAAAAGCCCCAGAGCTTCCAAAGCCTGAAATACCAACTACGCCAAAGCCCGAAATACCAGAACTACCAAAGACAAAAGTTCCAGAACTTCCAAAACCAGAAGTACCAACTATGCCAAAGCCAGAAATTCCAGAATTACCAAAACCAAAAGCCCCAGAGCTTCCAAAGCTAAAAGTCCCAACAATGCCAAAGCCTGAAATCGCAGAACTACCAAAGCCTAAAGTTCCAGAGCTTCCAAAGCCTGACGTACCAACTATGCCAAAGCATGAAATTCCGGAACTACCAAAGCCAAGCGTCCCAGAGCTTCCAAAGCCTGAAGTACCAACTACGCCAAAGCCTGAAATTCCTGAACTATCAAAGCCAAAATCCCTGGAGCTTCCAAAGCTAAAAGTTCCAACAATGCCAAAACCTGAAATCCCAGAACTACCAAAGCCTAAAGTTCCAGAGCTTCCAAAGCCTGAAATCCCAAAACTTCCTAAGCCAGAAGTACCAACAATGCCCAAGCTTGAAATTCCAGAACTACCAAAGCCAAAAATCCCAGAGCTTCCAAAGCTAAAAGTCCCAACTAAGCCAAAGCCTGAAATTCCAGAACTTCCTAAACCAACTCTTCCTTCACTTTCTCCACCATACAAACCCGCTACTCCTTGA
- the LOC107025977 gene encoding protein PELPK1-like codes for MGQHYHVSSLLLLAFLNLFFIHGNITGAAVRHLLETPVPEIPKPELPKVPALPKLEIQTLPKPELPTILKPEIPAVPKPQLPTAPKPELPTLSKPELPTLQKPEIPVVPKPELPSLPKLEIPTMPKLEP; via the coding sequence ATGGGTCAGCATTACCACGTTTCCTCCCTCTTACTACTTGcatttcttaatttattctttattcATGGCAACATAACTGGTGCGGCTGTACGCCACCTCTTAGAGACACCCGTCCCAGAGATACCTAAACCAGAACTACCGAAAGTTCCAGCCTTGCCAAAGCTTGAAATCCAAACTCTGCCTAAGCCTGAGCTGCCAACCATACTAAAGCCTGAGATCCCCGCTGTTCCGAAGCCCCAGCTACCAACTGCCCCAAAGCCCGAGTTACCAACTTTGTCAAAGCCTGAATTACCAACTTTGCAAAAGCCTGAGATTCCAGTTGTGCCAAAACCCGAGCTTCCTTCTCTGCCAAAGCTTGAGATTCCAACAATGCCAAAACTCGAGCCTTGA
- the LOC107025968 gene encoding protein PELPK1-like, giving the protein MPKIDQSLRSQLYRSSRLLTVPKPDLPTIPKPEFPPLKKPEIPAAPKIEHPPAMPKPEIQELPKPKVLELPNLKVPTMHKPEIPELPNPKVPEIPKLEVPTMSKPEISELPNPKVPELPKLKVPTMPKPEIPELPKPKVPELPKLKVSTMPKPENPELPKPKVSELTKLKVPTMPKPEIPELPKPKVPELPKL; this is encoded by the exons ATGCCAAAGATTGATCAG AGCCTGAGATCCCAACTATACCGAAGCTCGAGACTCCTAACTGTACCGAAGCCTGATCTTCCAACAATACCAAAACCCGAGTTTCCTCCCTTGAAAAAGCCAGAAATCCCAGCAGCGCCAAAGATTGAGCATCCTCCAGCTATGCCAAAGCCTGAAATCCAAGAATTACCAAAGCCAAAAGTCCTCGAGCTTCCAAACCTAAAAGTCCCAACTATGCACAAACCTGAAATTCCAGAACTACCAAATCCAAAAGTCCCTGAAATTCCAAAGCTAGAAGTACCAACTATGTCAAAGCCTGAAATTTCAGAACTACCAAATCCAAAAGTTCCCGAGCTTCCAAAGCTAAAAGTCCCAACTATGCCAAAGCCTGAAATTCCAGAACTACCAAAGCCAAAAGTTCCAGAGCTTCCAAAGCTAAAAGTCTCAACTATGCCAAAGCCTGAAAATCCAGAACTACCAAAGCCAAAAGTTTCCGAGCTTACAAAGCTAAAAGTCCCAACCATGCCGAAACCTGAAATCCCAGAACTACCAAAGCCAAAAGTTCCCGAGCTTCCAAAGCTATAA
- the LOC107015929 gene encoding protein PELPK1-like: MAQYYHLSSLLLLALLNLFFIYGNITEATARHLLETPLPEIPKPELPKFPALPKPEIPTMPKPELPTIPKPELPTFPKPQLPTLPKPKMPEIPAMPKLEFPPLKKSEIPAVPKTEVPPAMKKPEVPTLPKPELPNMPKPEIPKLPKPKVPELPKPEVPTMSKPEIPELPKPKATELPKLKVPTIPKPEVPTLPKSEIPELPKPEIPELPKSKVPTMPKPEIPELPKPKAPELPKLKVPTMPKLEAPAMPKTEIPGLPKPKVPELPKLKLPELPKPEVPKMPTPEIPELPKPKLPELPKPEVPTIPKTEIPKLPKPKVPELPKLKVPTMPKPEIPELPKPTLPSLSPPYKPATP, encoded by the coding sequence ATGGCTCAGTATTACCACTTATCCTCTCTTTTATTACTTGCATTACTcaatttattcttcatttatggCAACATAACTGAAGCGACTGCGCGCCACCTCCTAGAGACGCCCCTCCCTGAGATTCCTAAACCAGAACTCCCCAAATTCCCAGCCTTGCCAAAGCCTGAAATCCCAACTATGCCAAAGCCTGAGCTTCCAACCATTCCAAAACCTGAGCTACCAACTTTCCCCAAGCCCCAGTTACCAACTTTGCCAAAGCCAAAGATGCCTGAGATACCCGCAATGCCAAAACTAGAGTTTCCTCCCTTGAAAAAGTCAGAAATTCCAGCAGTGCCAAAGACTGAGGTTCCTCCAGCTATGAAAAAGCCTGAAGTTCCAACTTTACCAAAGCCTGAGCTACCGAATATGCCAAAGCCAGAAATCCCAAAACTACCAAAGCCAAAGGTCCCAGAACTTCCAAAGCCAGAAGTACCAACTATGTCAAAACCTGAAATCCCAGAATTACCAAAGCCAAAAGCCACAGAGCTTCCAAAGCTAAAAGTCCCAACAATTCCAAAGCCTGAAGTACCAACTCTGCCAAAGTCAGAAATCCCAGAACTACCAAAGCCAGAAATCCCAGAACTTCCAAAGTCAAAAGTACCAACTATGCCAAAGCCTGAAATTCCAGAATTACCCAAGCCAAAAGCCCCAGAACTTCCAAAGCTAAAAGTCCCAACAATGCCTAAGCTTGAAGCACCAGCTATGCCAAAGACTGAAATCCCAGGACTACCAAAGCCGAAAGTCCCAGAGCTTCCAAAGCTAAAACTCCCAGAACTTCCAAAGCCAGAAGTACCAAAAATGCCAACGCCTGAAATCCCAGAACTACCAAAGCCAAAACTCCCTGAACTTCCAAAGCCAGAAGTACCAACTATCCCAAAGACTGAAATCCCCAAACTACCAAAGCCAAAAGTCCCAGAGCTTCCAAAGCTAAAAGTCCCAACTATGCCAAAGCCTGAAATTCCAGAACTACCTAAACCAACTCTTCCTTCACTTTCTCCACCATACAAACCCGCTACTCCTTGA
- the LOC107014321 gene encoding protein PELPK1-like isoform X3, protein MAQHFHVSSLLLLAFLNIFFIHGNISGATARHLLETPVPEIPKPQLPKVPALPKLEIPTVPKPELPAIPKPELPTLSKPQLPTLPKPKMPEIPTMPKSELPSMPKPEIPSMPKLEIPPLKKSEIPAVPKTEVPPVMKKPEVPTLPKPELPSLPKPEIPELPKPKVPELSKPEIPELPKPKAPELPKPEIPTTPKPEIPELPKTKVPELPKPEVPTMPKPEIPELPKPKAPELPKLKVPTMPKPEIAELPKPKVPELPKPDVPTMPKHEIPELPKPSVPELPKPEVPTTPKPEIPELSKPKSLELPKLKVPTMPKPEIPELPKPKVPELPKPEIPKLPKPEVPTMPKLEIPELPKPKIPELPKLKVPTKPKPEIPELPKPTLPSLSPPYKPATP, encoded by the exons ATGGCTCAACATTTCCACGTATCATCTCTCTTACTGCTTGCATTTCTCAATATATTCTTCATTCATGGCAACATAAGTGGTGCAACTGCACGCCATCTCCTCGAGACACCCGTTCCTGAGATACCTAAACCACAACTCCCAAAAGTTCCAGCCTTGCCAAAGCTTGAAATCCCAACTGTGCCGAAGCCTGAGCTTCCAGCCATACCAAAGCCTGAGCTACCAACTCTATCGAAGCCCCAGTTACCAACTTTGCCAAAGCCTAAGATGCCTGAGATCCCTACCATGCCAAAATCTGAGCTTCCTAGTATGCCAAAGCCCGAGATTCCTTCAATGCCAAAACTAGAGATTCCTCCCTTGAAAAAGTCAGAAATCCCCGCAGTGCCCAAGACTGAGGTTCCTCCTGTTATGAAAAAGCCTGAAGTTCCAACTCTACCAAAGCCCGAGCTACCAAGTCTGCCAAAGCCAGAA ATCCCAGAACTACCAAAGCCAAAAGTCCCAGAACTTTCAAAGCCAGAAATCCCAGAATTACCAAAGCCAAAAGCCCCAGAGCTTCCAAAGCCTGAAATACCAACTACGCCAAAGCCCGAAATACCAGAACTACCAAAGACAAAAGTTCCAGAACTTCCAAAACCAGAAGTACCAACTATGCCAAAGCCAGAAATTCCAGAATTACCAAAACCAAAAGCCCCAGAGCTTCCAAAGCTAAAAGTCCCAACAATGCCAAAGCCTGAAATCGCAGAACTACCAAAGCCTAAAGTTCCAGAGCTTCCAAAGCCTGACGTACCAACTATGCCAAAGCATGAAATTCCGGAACTACCAAAGCCAAGCGTCCCAGAGCTTCCAAAGCCTGAAGTACCAACTACGCCAAAGCCTGAAATTCCTGAACTATCAAAGCCAAAATCCCTGGAGCTTCCAAAGCTAAAAGTTCCAACAATGCCAAAACCTGAAATCCCAGAACTACCAAAGCCTAAAGTTCCAGAGCTTCCAAAGCCTGAAATCCCAAAACTTCCTAAGCCAGAAGTACCAACAATGCCCAAGCTTGAAATTCCAGAACTACCAAAGCCAAAAATCCCAGAGCTTCCAAAGCTAAAAGTCCCAACTAAGCCAAAGCCTGAAATTCCAGAACTTCCTAAACCAACTCTTCCTTCACTTTCTCCACCATACAAACCCGCTACTCCTTGA
- the LOC107014321 gene encoding protein PELPK1-like isoform X1, giving the protein MAQHFHVSSLLLLAFLNIFFIHGNISGATARHLLETPVPEIPKPQLPKVPALPKLEIPTVPKPELPAIPKPELPTLSKPQLPTLPKPKMPEIPTMPKSELPSMPKPEIPSMPKLEIPPLKKSEIPAVPKTEVPPVMKKPEVPTLPKPELPSLPKPEIPELPKPKVPELSKPEIPELPKPKVPELSKPEIPELPKPKVPELSKPEIPELPKPKAPELPKPEIPTTPKPEIPELPKTKVPELPKPEVPTMPKPEIPELPKPKAPELPKLKVPTMPKPEIAELPKPKVPELPKPDVPTMPKHEIPELPKPSVPELPKPEVPTTPKPEIPELSKPKSLELPKLKVPTMPKPEIPELPKPKVPELPKPEIPKLPKPEVPTMPKLEIPELPKPKIPELPKLKVPTKPKPEIPELPKPTLPSLSPPYKPATP; this is encoded by the exons ATGGCTCAACATTTCCACGTATCATCTCTCTTACTGCTTGCATTTCTCAATATATTCTTCATTCATGGCAACATAAGTGGTGCAACTGCACGCCATCTCCTCGAGACACCCGTTCCTGAGATACCTAAACCACAACTCCCAAAAGTTCCAGCCTTGCCAAAGCTTGAAATCCCAACTGTGCCGAAGCCTGAGCTTCCAGCCATACCAAAGCCTGAGCTACCAACTCTATCGAAGCCCCAGTTACCAACTTTGCCAAAGCCTAAGATGCCTGAGATCCCTACCATGCCAAAATCTGAGCTTCCTAGTATGCCAAAGCCCGAGATTCCTTCAATGCCAAAACTAGAGATTCCTCCCTTGAAAAAGTCAGAAATCCCCGCAGTGCCCAAGACTGAGGTTCCTCCTGTTATGAAAAAGCCTGAAGTTCCAACTCTACCAAAGCCCGAGCTACCAAGTCTGCCAAAGCCAGAAATCCCAGAACTACCAAAGCCAAAAGTCCCAGAACTTTCAAAGCCAGAA ATCCCAGAACTACCAAAGCCAAAAGTCCCAGAACTTTCAAAGCCAGAAATCCCAGAACTACCAAAGCCAAAAGTCCCAGAACTTTCAAAGCCAGAAATCCCAGAATTACCAAAGCCAAAAGCCCCAGAGCTTCCAAAGCCTGAAATACCAACTACGCCAAAGCCCGAAATACCAGAACTACCAAAGACAAAAGTTCCAGAACTTCCAAAACCAGAAGTACCAACTATGCCAAAGCCAGAAATTCCAGAATTACCAAAACCAAAAGCCCCAGAGCTTCCAAAGCTAAAAGTCCCAACAATGCCAAAGCCTGAAATCGCAGAACTACCAAAGCCTAAAGTTCCAGAGCTTCCAAAGCCTGACGTACCAACTATGCCAAAGCATGAAATTCCGGAACTACCAAAGCCAAGCGTCCCAGAGCTTCCAAAGCCTGAAGTACCAACTACGCCAAAGCCTGAAATTCCTGAACTATCAAAGCCAAAATCCCTGGAGCTTCCAAAGCTAAAAGTTCCAACAATGCCAAAACCTGAAATCCCAGAACTACCAAAGCCTAAAGTTCCAGAGCTTCCAAAGCCTGAAATCCCAAAACTTCCTAAGCCAGAAGTACCAACAATGCCCAAGCTTGAAATTCCAGAACTACCAAAGCCAAAAATCCCAGAGCTTCCAAAGCTAAAAGTCCCAACTAAGCCAAAGCCTGAAATTCCAGAACTTCCTAAACCAACTCTTCCTTCACTTTCTCCACCATACAAACCCGCTACTCCTTGA
- the LOC107008371 gene encoding uncharacterized protein LOC107008371, with translation MEHPFFMNGAGNTSRAEAIRWLSIAEKLLTNRDLVGSKSFATRAHESDPTLLPADQILAIVDTLIAGDKRINNQHLDYYSILQIPSNQTHDSELIANQYRRLALLLNPQKNNFPFSDHAFHLVVDAWSVLSNAFRRSVYDKEIGFFLNLNPVSSPPPPTNNPVGFMQQSSMIFQSQPQSHPVSSVPSSSSRERQTVTFLQDPQPQPMTSVTSLTREQQPVTFLSRNQTQPVSSTMLSPDREQHPFTFGSSTTRGQQQVAFAESTRGQQQVAFAESTRGPQQTAFAESTRGPQQVAFIESTRGQQQVASVDSTRGQHRVASMESRREQQEVVSVHQQGNKQAPQRNEGLLGNNQNFSASTSRNVNNEGLFGNNQNHSGKNVNNAGLFGNNQNHSASISKNASNAGLFGNNQNHSATIIKNVNDEGLFGNNQNQSASTNRNVNNEGLFGSNQNQSANTSHSNVNNEVFFGNNQNHSVSSSNNNVRGKERGADASSPAVPSFWTACPYCYLMYEYPLEYVDCTLRCQKCKRAFQAVKIASPPPIIEGQEAYFCCWGFMPLGFSLEIFKKYKGNISSWTPFAPMFNKHGGVRKPSAPRVYIDDYEDVFLGLSESSEESDEDWKGDNKMKKAKSGKRKSKRFRRKKAKMQKSDKGKNVVGNAGDDVQDVSVTQGGVEVPNVTTAQSSKRAGNARRQAGRVTKDVGKLDLNVEFSNEVEEPPAPGVGQGNGAGTGEDGNIEGIEFFEGLDEFLSSLPILNAVGDDKVKAA, from the coding sequence ATGGAACATCCATTCTTCATGAACGGCGCTGGAAATACGTCGAGAGCGGAGGCGATACGGTGGTTATCAATTGCCGAGAAGCTATTGACTAACCGTGACCTAGTTGGAAGCAAATCGTTTGCGACCCGTGCCCATGAATCCGACCCGACCCTTTTACCTGCCGACCAAATTCTTGCAATCGTTGACACCCTAATCGCCGGCGACAAGCGGATCAACAACCAGCATCTTGATTACTACTCTATTCTTCAAATTCCTTCCAACCAAACCCATGATTCTGAACTTATCGCTAATCAGTACCGACGTCTTGCGCTCCTATTGAACCCTCAGAagaacaatttccctttctctGACCATGCTTTTCATCTTGTTGTTGATGCTTGGTCTGTTCTTTCAAACGCTTTTAGGAGAAGTGTTTATGATAAAGAAATTGGGTTTTTTCTTAACCTTAACCCTGTATCGTCTCCTCCACCTCCGACTAATAACCCAGTTGGTTTCATGCAGCAAAGTTCTATGATTTTTCAGAGTCAACCACAGTCGCATCCAGTGAGTTCTGTTCCGAGTTCTTCAAGCAGAGAGCGGCAGACTGTAACATTTCTTCAAGACCCACAACCCCAGCCAATGACTTCTGTGACTAGCTTGACCAGAGAGCAGCAACCTGTAACATTTCTGAGCAGAAATCAAACACAGCCAGTAAGCTCTACTATGCTAAGTCCGGACAGAGAACAACACCCGTTTACCTTTGGATCAAGCACCACAAGAGGGCAACAGCAAGTAGCTTTTGCAGAATCAACAAGAGGGCAGCAACAAGTTGCTTTTGCAGAGTCGACCAGAGGGCCACAACAAACAGCTTTTGCAGAGTCGACAAGAGGGCCACAGCAAGTAGCTTTTATAGAGTCGACAAGAGGGCAACAGCAAGTAGCTTCTGTAGACTCGACAAGAGGGCAACATCGAGTAGCGTCTATGGAGTCGAGAAGAGAGCAACAAGAAGTAGTTTCTGTACATCAGCAAGGTAATAAGCAGGCACCACAAAGAAACGAGGGCTTGTTGGGGAACAATCAAAATTTCTCTGCTAGTACTAGTAGAAATGTGAACAATGAGGGTTTGTTTGGGAACAATCAAAATCACTCTGGTAAAAATGTGAACAATGCTGGTTTGTTTGGGAACAATCAGAATCACTCTGCTAGTATTAGTAAAAATGCGAGCAATGCGGGTTTGTTTGGAAACAATCAGAATCACTCTGCTACTATTATTAAAAATGTGAACGATGAGGGTTTGTTTGGGAACAATCAAAATCAGTCTGCTAGTACCAATAGAAATGTGAACAATGAGGGTTTGTTTGGGAGCAATCAAAATCAGTCTGCTAATACTAGTCACAGCAATGTTAACAATGAGGTTTTTTTTGGGAACAATCAAAATCATTCTGTTAGTAGTAGTAACAACAATGTCAGGGGAAAAGAGAGGGGTGCAGATGCGTCAAGTCCTGCTGTTCCTAGTTTCTGGACTGCATGTCCTTATTGTTATCTGATGTATGAGTATCCTTTAGAGTACGTGGATTGTACTTTGAGGTGTCAAAAGTGCAAGAGGGCATTTCAGGCTGTAAAGATTGCCTCGCCACCGCCAATTATAGAGGGACAAGAAGCTTATTTCTGTTGTTGGGGATTTATGCCTTTAGGTTTTTCCTTGGAGATTTTTAAGAAATACAAAGGCAATATTTCGAGCTGGACTCCGTTTGCACCCATGTTTAATAAACATGGAGGTGTAAGAAAGCCATCTGCTCCGAgagtttatattgatgattatgaGGATGTGTTTCTGGGATTATCAGAGTCGAGTGAGGAGTCAGATGAGGATTGGAAGGGTGATAATAAGATGAAGAAGGCAAAGAGTGGGAAACGAAAAAGTAAAAGGTTTAGGAGAAAGAAGGCCAAGATGCAGAAATCTGACAAGGGAAAGAATGTTGTAGGGAATGCTGGTGATGATGTGCAAGATGTTTCAGTGACTCAAGGGGGTGTAGAAGTGCCCAATGTTACAACAGCTCAATCAAGCAAGAGAGCTGGTAATGCCAGAAGGCAAGCTGGAAGGGTTACCAAAGATGTTGGGAAATTGGATTTGAATGTGGAATTCAGTAATGAGGTTGAAGAGCCCCCTGCACCTGGGGTGGGCCAAGGCAATGGAGCTGGAACAGGGGAGGATGGGAACATTGAAGGGATTGAGTTTTTTGAAGGTCTTGATGAATTCCTAAGCAGTCTTCCTATACTCAATGCTGTGGGTGATGATAAGGTTAAGGCTGCCTAG